From a single Candidatus Binatia bacterium genomic region:
- a CDS encoding secondary thiamine-phosphate synthase enzyme YjbQ — translation MRQELGEIAVRTGGRALYEVTDEVAGWLRGVRAERGLLTLLVRHTSASLLIQENADPDVQRDLETFFTRLVPDGDRAFVHTAEGPDDMPSHVRAALTQTSLSIPVERGRMLLGTWQGIYLWEHRRARHERRIALHYLGE, via the coding sequence ATGCGCCAGGAGCTCGGCGAGATCGCGGTCCGCACCGGCGGGCGGGCGCTCTACGAGGTGACCGACGAGGTCGCCGGCTGGTTGCGCGGCGTCCGCGCCGAGCGCGGGCTCTTGACGCTGCTCGTGCGGCACACCTCGGCGAGCCTGCTCATCCAGGAAAACGCCGACCCCGACGTGCAGCGCGACCTCGAGACCTTCTTCACGCGCCTCGTCCCCGACGGCGACCGCGCCTTCGTGCACACCGCCGAAGGCCCGGACGACATGCCGTCGCACGTGCGCGCAGCGCTGACCCAGACCTCGCTGTCGATCCCGGTCGAGCGCGGTCGGATGCTGCTCGGCACGTGGCAGGGGATCTACCTGTGGGAGCACCGCCGCGCGCGCCACGAGCGGCGGATCGCTCTGCACTACCTCGGCGAGTAG
- a CDS encoding thiamine pyrophosphate-binding protein, whose product MQRRMRLGDFLVAYLRGLGVERMFGIPGDLVLRLFSHLGERGRWKIVTFSHEPAVGFAADGYARATGSIGVACVTYGAGGHNMVNAVAGSYAEHVPVLVISGGPGDEERKFGTLIHHQARAIESQLNIYREVTAAAAVIQDPRTAAEEIDRVVRTMWQEQRPGYLEIHRDMVDRVIEVPKRLLEQHPLEMPHSNPHKVREAARDAAERLNRSQKPVVMVGIETFRFKAQKEVITLCERLGAPVLTTMLSKGAVPMDHPLHMGVYMGPHSPVAIRRRVEQADLILDLGCLATDIGSAGRPLASERSIRAIDRRVDVSFHSYNDVALKDFVRALLEEELRPHREKVEYHDNLPPPPAWLASLPAGNGASGSAHARFAKSAAPSARARGGTMRVAEMLLVLNHFLERRKSYVVVAEAGDMLFAGIDVRVAGRAAYFAQGFYASMGFGVPGAMGIEMGTGKRPILLCGDGAFQMTGPEIAHAPRYGLRPIVLVTNNGGWGIFRPVVKRHSILEIPSWPYAELARLWGGDGERVTSGPELLAALERADRSERFSIIEVMIGRNDLSPLSRKYIQYSSKQGAKGS is encoded by the coding sequence ATGCAGAGACGAATGCGCCTCGGCGACTTCCTGGTCGCCTATCTCCGCGGCCTCGGCGTCGAGAGGATGTTCGGGATCCCCGGCGACCTCGTGCTGCGATTGTTCTCGCACCTCGGCGAGCGCGGACGGTGGAAGATCGTCACGTTCTCGCACGAGCCGGCGGTCGGCTTCGCGGCCGACGGCTACGCGCGCGCGACCGGCTCGATCGGCGTCGCCTGCGTCACGTACGGCGCGGGCGGGCACAACATGGTCAACGCGGTCGCGGGCTCGTACGCGGAGCACGTGCCGGTGCTGGTGATCAGCGGCGGACCGGGCGACGAGGAGCGCAAGTTCGGCACGCTGATCCACCACCAGGCGCGCGCGATCGAGTCGCAGCTCAACATCTACCGCGAGGTCACCGCGGCGGCGGCCGTGATCCAGGATCCACGCACCGCGGCCGAGGAGATCGACCGCGTGGTGCGCACGATGTGGCAGGAGCAGCGTCCGGGCTACCTCGAGATCCACCGCGACATGGTCGATCGCGTCATCGAGGTGCCGAAGCGCCTGCTCGAGCAGCATCCGCTCGAGATGCCGCACTCGAATCCGCACAAGGTGCGCGAGGCGGCGCGCGACGCGGCGGAGCGTCTCAACCGCTCACAGAAGCCGGTCGTGATGGTCGGCATCGAGACCTTCCGCTTCAAGGCGCAGAAGGAGGTGATCACGCTCTGCGAGCGGCTCGGCGCGCCGGTGCTGACGACCATGCTGTCGAAGGGCGCGGTGCCGATGGACCATCCGCTCCACATGGGCGTGTACATGGGTCCGCACAGCCCGGTCGCGATCCGTCGCCGCGTCGAGCAAGCGGATCTGATCCTCGACCTCGGCTGCCTCGCGACCGACATCGGCAGCGCGGGGCGTCCGCTCGCTTCCGAGCGCTCGATCCGCGCCATCGACCGCCGCGTCGACGTGAGCTTCCACAGCTACAACGACGTCGCGCTCAAGGACTTCGTGCGCGCGCTGCTCGAGGAGGAGCTGCGCCCGCATCGCGAGAAGGTCGAGTACCACGACAACCTGCCGCCGCCGCCCGCGTGGCTCGCGTCGCTGCCGGCGGGCAACGGCGCGAGCGGCTCGGCGCACGCGCGCTTCGCGAAGAGCGCGGCGCCGTCCGCGCGTGCGCGTGGCGGCACGATGCGCGTCGCCGAGATGCTGCTGGTTCTCAATCACTTCCTCGAGCGGCGGAAGAGCTACGTCGTCGTCGCGGAAGCGGGCGACATGCTGTTCGCCGGCATCGACGTGCGTGTCGCCGGTCGCGCCGCGTACTTCGCGCAGGGCTTCTATGCGTCGATGGGCTTCGGCGTGCCGGGCGCGATGGGCATCGAGATGGGCACCGGCAAGCGTCCGATCCTGCTGTGCGGCGACGGCGCGTTCCAGATGACCGGTCCCGAGATCGCGCACGCGCCGCGCTACGGGCTGCGTCCGATCGTGCTCGTGACCAACAACGGCGGCTGGGGGATCTTCCGTCCGGTCGTCAAGCGCCACTCGATCCTCGAGATCCCGTCGTGGCCGTACGCCGAGCTCGCGCGTCTGTGGGGCGGCGACGGGGAGCGCGTCACGTCCGGTCCCGAGCTGCTCGCGGCGCTCGAGCGCGCCGATCGCAGCGAGCGCTTCTCGATCATCGAGGTGATGATCGGGCGCAACGACCTCTCGCCGCTGTCGCGCAAGTACATCCAGTACTCGTCGAAGCAGGGCGCGAAGGGGAGCTGA
- the cas10 gene encoding type III-A CRISPR-associated protein Cas10/Csm1 — protein sequence MRHKELSNQNPVNPDPSATHRDRVWQAALAALLHDVGKFAQRAEADPERYRSLANLHLFAVTEKATDEATGNTYTRTAYHHAAYTWQFIETHLPWLTSVGDGGDQNVAGWAARHHKPSSAFDHLVAEADGLSAGMDRGHPDESIRGWSHVQQARLVPLLAEVGCDEEVSGWEVPLRRLSFDRTIFPQEARSRSQAEAVREYAALFAEFAAEASRVHGGDIRRFLTSFLAVYERFAWCVPAATNCTPRDVSLFEHSRAASAIAAASAAQLLATGEVTVERVRDRADPRYLLVVGDLFGIQRFLYTIVSKHAARALRGRSFFLQILSDAIASRLLAELDLPPTNALFVGGGKLWLLLPAAAEERVASLAEEIDLGLQKTYGGRLGFAIGLARIAGKDFVEKRMAAAFRDATADLHVRRHRRLSRLGRERYDEVFAPLGDPQNEDVCRVCGQLDADLADLPDESRRACRECRDLEDLGRLLPYARSALRVRDPERAERLASRLRSSERRPLVLTMPPVLGASYVVTEQDAATCSATAEPDDVVFALNETTFIPEGNAPVVMLFAGSVGHWEKGTFEDLAAQSTGVERLGVLRMDVDSMGEKLARGFVRRRDDGSEEDLTTISRLTNLSKSLAYFFGGYVAHLLAEPDRPWSGKAQLIYSGGDDLFVVGAWSALPGFAREIRRELDAFVAHNPEWGVSGGLAVVSANHPIASGAAMAGELEHLAKSHRRSSGKSKDALALAGESIGWRDLDVVGAMVAEILALIAADERELPGFGVAEDAPSALARSFVHRLARIAHEHREACKSLRASGPKRSLAEIEQGTRRGRWAWTAAYEIARLARSGPLRERLDAFRRALPGRTWPGSDEACEADVIHLLQPAARLAELLTRERS from the coding sequence GTGCGCCACAAAGAGCTCTCGAACCAGAACCCAGTGAACCCCGATCCCTCCGCTACCCATCGCGACCGTGTGTGGCAGGCAGCGCTCGCCGCGCTGCTGCACGACGTCGGCAAGTTCGCACAGCGCGCCGAGGCGGACCCCGAGCGCTACCGCTCGCTCGCCAACCTGCACCTCTTCGCGGTGACCGAGAAGGCGACCGACGAGGCGACCGGGAACACATACACGAGAACTGCGTATCACCACGCGGCGTACACCTGGCAGTTCATCGAGACCCATCTGCCCTGGCTGACCTCGGTCGGCGACGGCGGCGACCAGAACGTCGCGGGCTGGGCGGCGCGCCACCACAAGCCGAGCAGCGCGTTCGATCACCTGGTTGCTGAAGCCGACGGCTTGTCGGCCGGCATGGATCGCGGCCACCCCGACGAGTCCATCCGCGGTTGGAGCCACGTTCAGCAAGCGCGCCTCGTTCCGTTGCTCGCGGAGGTTGGGTGCGATGAGGAGGTTTCCGGCTGGGAGGTCCCGCTGCGGCGGCTCTCCTTCGACCGCACGATCTTCCCGCAGGAGGCTCGCTCGCGGAGCCAGGCCGAGGCCGTGCGCGAGTATGCAGCCTTGTTCGCGGAGTTCGCCGCGGAGGCATCGCGGGTACACGGCGGCGACATCCGCCGCTTCCTGACCTCGTTTCTCGCCGTCTACGAGCGCTTCGCCTGGTGCGTCCCGGCGGCCACGAACTGCACGCCGCGCGACGTGTCGCTGTTCGAGCACAGCCGTGCGGCGAGCGCCATCGCCGCCGCCTCCGCCGCGCAGCTTCTCGCCACCGGCGAGGTGACCGTCGAGCGCGTTCGTGATCGCGCGGACCCGCGCTACCTGCTGGTGGTCGGCGACCTCTTCGGAATCCAGCGCTTCCTCTACACCATCGTGTCCAAGCACGCGGCTCGTGCGCTGCGGGGGCGGTCGTTCTTCCTGCAGATCCTGTCCGACGCGATCGCGAGCCGTCTCTTGGCGGAGCTCGATCTGCCGCCGACCAACGCGCTCTTCGTCGGCGGCGGCAAGCTGTGGCTTCTCTTGCCCGCCGCGGCGGAGGAGCGCGTAGCGAGCCTCGCCGAGGAGATCGACCTCGGCTTGCAGAAGACCTACGGCGGTCGCCTTGGCTTCGCGATCGGGCTTGCGCGCATCGCGGGCAAGGACTTCGTCGAGAAGCGCATGGCGGCGGCGTTCCGCGACGCCACCGCGGATCTCCACGTGCGCCGCCACCGCCGGCTGTCGCGGCTCGGGCGCGAGCGCTACGACGAGGTGTTCGCGCCGCTCGGCGATCCGCAGAACGAGGACGTCTGCCGCGTCTGTGGGCAGCTCGACGCGGATCTCGCGGATCTCCCGGACGAGAGTCGGCGCGCGTGCCGCGAGTGTCGAGATCTGGAGGATCTCGGGCGGCTGCTGCCGTACGCGCGCTCCGCTCTTCGCGTGCGCGACCCGGAGCGCGCCGAGCGCTTGGCCAGCAGACTGAGATCGTCGGAACGGCGCCCGCTCGTGCTGACGATGCCCCCGGTTCTGGGCGCTTCGTACGTCGTCACCGAGCAAGACGCAGCCACCTGCTCCGCCACGGCGGAGCCCGACGACGTCGTTTTCGCGCTGAACGAGACCACCTTCATCCCCGAGGGCAACGCGCCCGTGGTCATGCTCTTCGCGGGCTCGGTGGGGCACTGGGAGAAGGGAACCTTCGAGGATCTCGCCGCGCAATCGACGGGCGTCGAGCGCCTCGGCGTCCTGCGCATGGACGTCGATTCGATGGGCGAGAAGCTCGCCAGGGGCTTCGTGCGTCGCCGCGACGACGGCAGCGAGGAGGACCTGACCACCATCTCGCGGCTCACCAACCTCTCGAAGTCGCTCGCCTACTTCTTCGGCGGCTACGTCGCGCACCTGCTCGCCGAGCCGGACCGGCCATGGTCCGGTAAGGCGCAGCTCATCTACTCCGGCGGCGACGACCTGTTCGTCGTCGGGGCTTGGTCGGCGCTGCCCGGCTTCGCGCGCGAGATCCGGCGCGAGCTCGACGCGTTCGTCGCGCACAACCCCGAATGGGGCGTGTCCGGGGGGCTCGCGGTCGTGTCCGCGAATCACCCGATCGCGTCGGGCGCCGCGATGGCCGGCGAGCTCGAGCACCTCGCCAAGTCGCACCGCCGTTCGTCGGGAAAGAGCAAGGATGCGTTAGCGCTAGCCGGCGAGTCGATCGGCTGGCGGGATCTCGACGTGGTCGGCGCGATGGTGGCCGAGATTCTCGCCTTGATCGCGGCCGACGAGCGCGAGCTGCCGGGCTTCGGTGTCGCAGAAGACGCACCGAGCGCGCTGGCGCGCTCGTTCGTACACCGCCTTGCGCGCATCGCGCACGAGCACCGCGAGGCATGCAAGTCGCTGCGCGCCTCCGGCCCGAAACGGAGCCTCGCCGAGATCGAGCAGGGCACGCGCCGTGGCCGATGGGCGTGGACCGCCGCTTACGAGATCGCGCGCCTCGCGCGAAGCGGTCCGCTGCGCGAGCGCTTGGACGCCTTCCGGCGTGCGCTGC